A DNA window from Candidatus Sulfidibacterium hydrothermale contains the following coding sequences:
- the ftsZ gene encoding cell division protein FtsZ, whose product MVENSREEKQTNLLKVMENKIAFAPKSEPSIIKVIGVGGGGGNAVNHMFQQGIEGVDFVVCNTDMQALEASPVPVKIQLGSTGLGAGSIPEVAEKAANESLDKLKGVLDSETQMVFITAGMGGGTGTGAAPVIAKYARELGLLSVGIVTLPFRFEGRRKMLKAEQGIAELRKYVDTLLVISNDKLREQYGDLGLKNAFAHADDVLTSAARGIAELITVHGYVNVDFEDVKTVMKDSGKAIMGSAVKSGEDRAYKAIEEAMHSPLLDDNDITGARNILLYISTAHDADVTMDEITVITDYIADKCGEGETDVIWGRGFDDTMGDSLGVTIIATGFDSKEKKNPSFTAVSKKEKETPEPELTVRTKSDEEVTPEKAAASPEETTEKVSDEQTASVEPVEKEEKQEAPKPDVTSISEPVRPAKKIVHTLDENNEEEKKDTFTSASHPASEHSSQEQHEPTVVHKLIKKEPSTFDKPAGSPSGKTQEKENELDERVRKASEERKRKLAQLSMLKSTPVAEQEKIPAYKRRNVQLSEPNYSSESQVSRYTLSEDGKKNAIIKSDNSFLHDNVD is encoded by the coding sequence ATGGTTGAAAACAGTCGGGAAGAGAAACAAACCAATTTGTTAAAAGTTATGGAGAATAAAATAGCATTTGCTCCCAAAAGCGAACCCTCAATTATAAAAGTGATTGGTGTGGGCGGCGGTGGCGGAAACGCTGTAAACCACATGTTCCAACAGGGTATCGAAGGGGTTGACTTTGTGGTGTGTAACACGGATATGCAAGCCCTTGAAGCCAGTCCTGTGCCGGTAAAAATTCAACTCGGAAGTACGGGACTCGGAGCAGGCTCTATTCCCGAAGTAGCCGAAAAAGCAGCCAACGAATCGTTGGATAAATTGAAAGGTGTTCTTGACAGCGAAACACAAATGGTTTTTATTACTGCCGGAATGGGCGGTGGTACCGGAACCGGTGCAGCACCGGTCATCGCCAAATATGCTCGCGAACTGGGATTGCTTTCTGTTGGGATTGTTACCCTTCCGTTTCGTTTTGAAGGCCGCCGTAAAATGTTGAAAGCTGAACAGGGAATTGCCGAGTTGCGCAAATATGTGGATACCCTGCTCGTGATTAGCAACGATAAATTACGTGAACAGTATGGCGATCTGGGATTGAAAAATGCTTTTGCCCACGCTGACGACGTGCTGACCTCTGCCGCCAGGGGAATTGCGGAGCTGATTACGGTCCACGGTTATGTAAATGTGGACTTTGAAGATGTGAAAACCGTGATGAAAGACAGCGGTAAAGCCATTATGGGATCGGCTGTTAAATCGGGCGAAGACCGTGCTTACAAAGCCATTGAAGAAGCAATGCATTCGCCGCTGCTGGACGACAACGACATTACCGGAGCCCGGAATATTTTGTTGTATATTTCCACTGCCCATGATGCTGATGTGACCATGGATGAAATTACGGTGATCACCGATTATATTGCCGATAAATGTGGCGAAGGAGAAACGGATGTGATCTGGGGACGCGGATTTGACGATACCATGGGCGATAGCCTGGGCGTGACGATCATTGCCACCGGATTTGATTCTAAAGAGAAAAAGAACCCGTCGTTTACTGCTGTTTCAAAAAAAGAAAAAGAAACTCCCGAACCGGAATTGACTGTCCGGACAAAATCTGATGAAGAAGTTACTCCGGAGAAAGCAGCTGCCTCCCCGGAAGAAACAACTGAAAAAGTTTCGGATGAGCAAACTGCTTCCGTTGAACCTGTTGAGAAAGAAGAAAAGCAGGAAGCTCCAAAGCCGGATGTGACAAGCATTTCCGAACCGGTTCGCCCGGCAAAAAAGATAGTGCATACGCTGGATGAAAACAACGAAGAAGAGAAAAAGGATACTTTTACATCCGCTTCTCATCCTGCGTCGGAACATTCTTCTCAGGAGCAACATGAGCCGACAGTGGTGCATAAACTGATAAAAAAAGAGCCGTCAACATTTGATAAACCGGCCGGTTCTCCTTCCGGAAAAACGCAGGAGAAAGAAAATGAACTGGATGAGCGGGTACGGAAAGCTTCGGAAGAAAGAAAAAGAAAATTGGCCCAGTTGAGCATGCTGAAAAGTACACCGGTAGCTGAGCAGGAAAAGATCCCGGCTTACAAACGCCGGAATGTGCAGCTTTCAGAGCCCAATTATTCTTCAGAGTCTCAGGTTTCGCGATATACTTTGTCGGAAGACGGGAAGAAAAATGCCATTATTAAATCGGATAATTCATTTTTACATGATAATGTAGATTAA
- a CDS encoding GatB/YqeY domain-containing protein, whose protein sequence is MGLEHLINQDLKEAMLAKDRRKLEALRAIKAALLLEKTGGGRGDAEIPETVELKLLQKLVKQRRDTAKIYREQNRADLAEEEEYQASIIEKYLPEQMSEEEIQAVVDKVVADTGASSMKEMGKVMGIVSKQLAGKADNKTIALLVKKKLS, encoded by the coding sequence ATGGGGTTGGAACATTTGATTAATCAGGATTTGAAAGAAGCCATGCTGGCCAAAGACCGGCGTAAACTGGAAGCTTTGCGGGCAATTAAAGCAGCTTTGCTGCTGGAAAAAACCGGAGGCGGACGTGGTGATGCGGAGATTCCGGAAACCGTAGAGTTGAAATTGTTGCAGAAACTGGTGAAGCAACGCCGCGATACGGCAAAAATTTACCGGGAACAAAACCGTGCTGATCTGGCTGAAGAAGAGGAATACCAGGCTTCAATTATTGAAAAGTACCTTCCGGAGCAAATGTCGGAGGAAGAGATTCAGGCTGTAGTGGATAAAGTAGTTGCAGATACCGGCGCTTCTTCCATGAAAGAAATGGGAAAAGTAATGGGGATTGTTTCCAAACAGCTTGCCGGCAAAGCCGATAATAAAACCATTGCCTTGCTGGTAAAAAAGAAATTATCGTAG
- the tsf gene encoding translation elongation factor Ts, translated as MKITAQQVNELRKITGAGMMDCKKALVETNGDQEKAIDYLRKKGQKVAAKRADREAAEGVVLAKVSDDKKFAAAVMINCETDFVAKNQDFIAYVQSVIDLAVAQQAKSLDELKAMKLGDRTVEESVIEKTGVIGEKIQLGKYEVVEAESTYAYIHPGNRIAAIAGLNKAGDAFAEAGHDVVMQIAAMAPVAVDKDRVPQEVIDRELEIGKEQALQEGKPEQMVEKIAMGKLNKFFKENTLLNQAFIKDSKKTVKQYLEGYDKDLTVTDFKRLALG; from the coding sequence ATGAAAATAACTGCTCAACAAGTTAACGAACTAAGAAAAATTACCGGCGCAGGAATGATGGACTGCAAAAAAGCCTTGGTTGAAACCAACGGTGACCAGGAAAAAGCCATCGACTACCTGCGTAAAAAAGGCCAGAAAGTGGCTGCCAAACGAGCTGATCGTGAAGCTGCCGAAGGTGTTGTTCTGGCCAAAGTCAGCGACGACAAAAAATTTGCCGCTGCTGTAATGATCAACTGCGAAACAGACTTTGTAGCCAAAAACCAGGATTTCATTGCTTATGTTCAGTCGGTTATTGACCTTGCTGTAGCCCAACAGGCCAAAAGTCTGGACGAATTAAAAGCCATGAAACTGGGTGACCGCACAGTAGAAGAATCGGTTATCGAAAAAACCGGGGTTATCGGAGAAAAAATCCAACTCGGAAAATACGAAGTGGTTGAAGCAGAAAGCACCTACGCATACATTCATCCGGGAAACCGCATTGCTGCTATTGCCGGGTTAAACAAAGCCGGTGATGCTTTTGCCGAAGCCGGACATGATGTTGTAATGCAAATTGCTGCCATGGCTCCTGTAGCTGTTGATAAAGACCGCGTTCCGCAGGAAGTGATTGATCGCGAACTGGAGATTGGAAAAGAACAGGCGCTCCAGGAAGGAAAACCGGAACAAATGGTTGAAAAAATTGCCATGGGTAAACTGAATAAATTCTTTAAAGAAAACACCCTGTTGAACCAGGCTTTTATCAAAGATTCCAAAAAAACGGTAAAACAATACCTGGAAGGTTATGATAAAGACCTGACTGTTACTGACTTTAAACGTCTTGCTTTAGGTTAA
- the rpsB gene encoding 30S ribosomal protein S2, producing the protein MVKVTFDEMLEAGVHFGHLKRKWNPNMAPYIFMERNGIHIIDLYKTQAKLEEAAKAMKQIAKSGRRILFVSTKKQAKDIVAEMAKKVNMPYVTERWPGGMLTNFATIRKAVRKMAAIDKMMTTSSWKNLSKRERLQVTRERAKLEKNLGSIADMARIPAALFIVDINKEKIAVAEARKLNIPIFAMVDTNTDPNLVDFPIPANDDASKSIALIMNVVTSAVAEGLAERKMAREKSAAEKKAKEDAIAAAKEADLKAKSEVLKQAEEEADRAAEKEGKKTKVVKKVK; encoded by the coding sequence ATGGTAAAAGTAACCTTTGACGAAATGCTCGAGGCGGGCGTACATTTTGGCCACCTCAAACGCAAATGGAATCCGAATATGGCTCCCTATATCTTTATGGAGCGTAACGGAATCCACATTATTGACCTGTACAAAACCCAGGCTAAACTGGAAGAAGCAGCAAAAGCCATGAAACAAATTGCCAAGTCCGGTCGCCGGATTCTTTTTGTTTCCACCAAAAAACAGGCAAAAGACATTGTGGCTGAAATGGCCAAAAAAGTAAATATGCCTTACGTAACGGAGCGTTGGCCCGGCGGTATGCTGACCAACTTTGCCACCATCCGGAAAGCCGTACGTAAAATGGCTGCCATCGACAAAATGATGACAACCAGCTCATGGAAAAACTTGTCGAAACGGGAACGCCTGCAGGTTACCCGCGAAAGAGCCAAACTGGAAAAGAACCTGGGAAGTATTGCTGACATGGCCCGTATTCCGGCAGCTTTGTTCATTGTGGACATTAACAAAGAAAAAATTGCCGTGGCTGAAGCCCGCAAATTAAACATTCCGATTTTTGCCATGGTCGATACCAATACCGACCCGAATCTGGTTGATTTTCCCATTCCGGCCAACGATGATGCTTCAAAAAGTATTGCTTTGATTATGAATGTAGTTACCTCTGCAGTAGCTGAGGGACTGGCCGAACGGAAAATGGCCCGCGAAAAAAGTGCTGCTGAGAAAAAAGCCAAAGAAGATGCCATTGCTGCAGCCAAAGAAGCTGATCTGAAAGCAAAATCAGAAGTTCTGAAACAGGCCGAAGAAGAAGCTGACAGAGCAGCTGAAAAAGAAGGCAAAAAAACTAAAGTGGTGAAAAAGGTAAAATAA
- the rpsI gene encoding 30S ribosomal protein S9, translating to MEVINALGRRKTAIARIYVKDGDGKITVNGRDYKEYFPIATLHYVVEQPMLLTETQGKYDIKVNLTGGGFNGQAEALRLAISRALLKINEEEYRPVLKEHGLLRRDPRMVERKKPGQPKARKKFQFSKR from the coding sequence ATGGAAGTCATTAATGCTCTCGGAAGAAGAAAAACTGCTATTGCACGTATTTATGTAAAAGACGGCGACGGTAAAATTACCGTAAACGGACGTGATTATAAAGAATACTTCCCTATTGCCACCCTGCATTATGTTGTGGAACAACCCATGCTCCTCACCGAAACCCAGGGAAAATACGACATTAAAGTCAATTTAACAGGTGGTGGTTTTAATGGTCAGGCTGAAGCACTTCGCCTTGCCATCTCAAGAGCCCTGCTTAAAATTAACGAAGAAGAATACCGACCGGTACTCAAAGAACATGGTCTTTTGAGAAGAGACCCACGTATGGTGGAACGTAAAAAACCGGGACAACCCAAAGCCCGTAAGAAATTCCAGTTCTCCAAACGTTAG
- the rplM gene encoding 50S ribosomal protein L13, with the protein MDTLSYKTISANKATAKKEWVLIDAENQVLGRLASVAANFLRGKYKTNFTPHADTGDYVIIINADKIRLTGNKWDQKEYIRHTGYPGGQRVTPAKDLMAKKPTAMVEKAIKGMLPKNKLGSQLFRNLHVYAGSEHNHEAQKPKKINLNSIR; encoded by the coding sequence ATGGATACATTAAGTTATAAGACAATCAGTGCCAACAAAGCCACCGCCAAGAAAGAGTGGGTTTTGATTGATGCGGAAAATCAGGTATTAGGCCGACTGGCTTCGGTAGCTGCCAATTTCCTGCGGGGAAAATACAAAACCAATTTCACCCCCCATGCCGATACGGGCGATTATGTTATTATCATTAACGCCGATAAAATCCGCCTGACCGGTAATAAATGGGATCAGAAAGAATACATTCGTCACACCGGATATCCCGGGGGACAACGTGTTACGCCAGCCAAAGATTTAATGGCCAAAAAGCCCACTGCCATGGTGGAAAAAGCCATCAAAGGCATGTTACCCAAAAACAAACTGGGAAGCCAGTTGTTCAGAAACCTTCATGTGTACGCAGGCAGCGAACACAACCATGAAGCCCAAAAACCGAAAAAAATTAATTTAAATTCAATCAGATAA
- a CDS encoding MarR family winged helix-turn-helix transcriptional regulator yields the protein MFKVLIMDESSSRNRMKSYEPGIGRLIAGIRQRIYNMVAKKLKDSDLDVGQFFFLHFILCHEGQTQEQIASSLLLDKATISKGVKRLVQLGYVTRKVNVRDKREYLIYPTDKALEQALEIDAIFSDVHQRLYKNLNKKQVEQLEMLLTRVYKNFE from the coding sequence ATGTTTAAAGTTTTAATAATGGATGAATCTTCATCACGGAATCGAATGAAAAGCTATGAGCCGGGTATCGGCCGGTTGATTGCAGGAATCCGGCAGCGAATTTATAATATGGTTGCCAAGAAACTCAAAGATAGTGATTTGGATGTAGGGCAGTTTTTCTTTCTACACTTTATTTTGTGCCATGAAGGACAAACGCAAGAGCAGATTGCTTCGTCCCTTTTGTTGGATAAGGCAACAATTAGTAAAGGGGTGAAACGATTGGTGCAGTTGGGTTATGTTACTCGTAAAGTAAATGTTCGTGATAAAAGAGAGTATCTGATTTACCCGACGGATAAAGCCCTGGAACAAGCGCTTGAAATTGATGCTATTTTTTCAGATGTGCATCAGCGGCTTTACAAAAACCTGAATAAAAAGCAGGTTGAACAGTTGGAAATGTTGTTGACGCGAGTTTATAAAAATTTTGAGTAA
- a CDS encoding HlyD family secretion protein, which translates to MDKEKTLTSENAPASVEKQKKKKSKWGSILTGVILIVITLVSGGYWYIQKTGFVETDDAYVDANKLNLSPQMMGRVVALYVDEGDHVKKGQLVAVLDSSDLVARLHQAETSLHVARLGIDLAKVRLEQAKINLDRAKIQLKGNVLPQAKYDNIFKQYQAAKVEYAMAKSKINTLTSSIQVIKTQLSHTRLYSAVSGVVAKRWILTGDVVAPGQTIFTIYNLKNVWVTAMLKETDVAKVSPGDTVQIHVDAYPKVKFTGRIFQVGNNTAALFSLIPPDNASGNFTKVTQRIPVKISIHPEGKEPLKYGLLPGMSVEIKLKRRGEKGLAIW; encoded by the coding sequence ATGGACAAAGAAAAGACTTTAACTTCGGAAAATGCCCCGGCATCTGTCGAAAAACAGAAGAAAAAGAAAAGTAAATGGGGAAGTATTCTTACCGGTGTGATTTTGATCGTGATCACGTTGGTTTCGGGTGGGTATTGGTATATCCAGAAAACCGGTTTTGTGGAAACCGACGATGCTTATGTAGATGCCAATAAGTTGAATTTAAGTCCGCAAATGATGGGGCGTGTGGTGGCTTTGTATGTAGACGAAGGGGATCACGTAAAAAAAGGACAACTGGTGGCGGTGCTGGATTCGTCTGATTTAGTGGCCCGTTTGCATCAGGCGGAAACTTCTTTGCATGTGGCCCGTTTGGGGATTGATTTGGCCAAAGTGCGGCTCGAGCAGGCAAAAATCAATCTCGACCGGGCAAAAATCCAGTTAAAAGGCAATGTTTTGCCGCAGGCAAAATATGACAATATTTTTAAACAGTATCAGGCGGCAAAAGTGGAATATGCCATGGCCAAAAGTAAAATAAACACGCTGACTTCGAGTATTCAGGTGATTAAAACCCAGCTTTCACATACTCGTTTGTACTCGGCTGTTTCCGGGGTCGTGGCCAAGCGCTGGATTTTGACCGGTGATGTGGTAGCTCCCGGACAAACCATTTTTACCATTTATAACCTGAAAAATGTCTGGGTAACTGCCATGCTGAAAGAAACGGATGTGGCTAAAGTTTCGCCGGGTGATACGGTTCAGATCCATGTGGATGCTTATCCGAAGGTGAAATTTACAGGGAGGATTTTTCAGGTGGGCAATAATACCGCAGCGCTATTTTCGTTGATCCCACCTGATAATGCTTCGGGAAACTTCACTAAAGTAACCCAACGGATTCCGGTTAAAATATCCATCCATCCGGAGGGAAAAGAACCTTTAAAATATGGTCTGTTACCAGGAATGTCGGTGGAAATTAAATTGAAACGGAGAGGTGAAAAAGGACTTGCAATTTGGTAA
- a CDS encoding DHA2 family efflux MFS transporter permease subunit, with the protein MKKDLQFGNSPEVTWETDATEPNKWWVLVSIMIGTFMAVLDSTIVSVAFPKMMAAFGVSVDQIEWVMTAYMLAFAVILPSSGWLSDRFGYKKSYMFGFFLFTFGSLLCSLSWNEEVLILFRVLQGVGAGLMMPVGMAIVTRVFPPKERGIALGFWGIAAAASISLGPLAGGYLVDNFSWHAIFDINVPIGVIGLLVVWIIQKEYKAEESTRFDIGGFVTMTIALGALLLALSTANSSWNTDGWSSVFILSCFFISALSFVLFFLVETLVEYPIVNIRLFKDRNFGLSSLIMFVFGIAFYGNAFLLPIYLQNSLCYTALQAGLVFFPVGILQAFVSPLAGKITDKVNPKIPAIFGMLLMALSLYLFSFFSLQTMRSQVMLPMYIRGLALGFIFTPMTTIALFDIPKAQLGQASGLFNTVRQIGGSFGIAVLGTLLTQRVTFHTQVFGGQLDAYSPTFQNVMKHLENFAGSAAGASPHIAELQAQMLILKNVVAQAFVQGINDDFYVGAVLTAALIIPLLFLKTKRETHE; encoded by the coding sequence GTGAAAAAGGACTTGCAATTTGGTAATTCTCCTGAAGTAACGTGGGAGACCGATGCTACCGAACCCAATAAATGGTGGGTATTGGTAAGTATAATGATTGGCACGTTCATGGCCGTGCTCGATTCCACTATTGTGAGTGTGGCTTTTCCGAAAATGATGGCCGCCTTTGGCGTTAGTGTGGATCAGATCGAGTGGGTAATGACGGCTTATATGCTGGCTTTTGCCGTGATACTCCCTTCTTCCGGATGGCTTTCTGACCGGTTTGGCTATAAGAAAAGCTATATGTTCGGATTCTTTCTTTTCACCTTTGGCTCTTTGTTGTGCAGTCTTTCGTGGAATGAAGAAGTTCTGATTTTGTTTCGGGTTTTGCAGGGCGTGGGTGCCGGATTGATGATGCCGGTAGGTATGGCCATTGTTACGCGTGTTTTTCCTCCCAAAGAACGGGGAATTGCGTTGGGATTCTGGGGCATTGCAGCTGCAGCATCCATCTCGTTGGGACCACTCGCCGGAGGATATCTTGTGGATAATTTTTCGTGGCATGCCATTTTTGATATCAATGTTCCCATAGGCGTAATCGGACTTTTGGTGGTCTGGATTATTCAAAAAGAATATAAAGCTGAAGAGAGCACCCGTTTTGATATCGGCGGTTTTGTGACCATGACCATTGCTCTTGGAGCTTTGTTGTTGGCTTTGTCAACCGCCAATTCCAGCTGGAATACCGATGGCTGGTCTTCGGTATTTATTCTTAGCTGTTTTTTTATTTCGGCGTTGAGTTTTGTGCTTTTCTTTTTGGTGGAAACGCTGGTGGAATATCCTATTGTGAATATCCGGCTTTTTAAAGACCGGAATTTCGGCTTGTCGTCCCTCATTATGTTTGTTTTTGGAATTGCTTTTTACGGCAACGCTTTTCTTTTACCGATTTATCTGCAAAATTCATTGTGCTATACGGCTTTACAGGCGGGATTGGTATTTTTCCCGGTAGGGATTCTACAGGCTTTTGTATCTCCTCTGGCAGGAAAAATTACCGACAAAGTGAATCCTAAGATTCCGGCAATTTTCGGAATGTTGTTAATGGCCCTTTCGTTGTATTTATTCAGCTTTTTCTCTTTGCAAACCATGCGTTCGCAGGTGATGCTCCCCATGTATATTCGGGGATTGGCTTTGGGATTTATTTTTACACCTATGACAACCATTGCCCTTTTTGATATTCCGAAAGCTCAGCTCGGCCAGGCTTCCGGACTATTTAATACGGTACGGCAGATTGGCGGAAGTTTTGGTATTGCCGTATTGGGAACCTTGCTGACACAACGGGTAACTTTTCATACGCAGGTTTTTGGCGGACAGTTAGATGCGTATTCTCCCACGTTCCAAAACGTGATGAAACATCTTGAAAACTTTGCCGGTTCGGCCGCCGGAGCTTCGCCTCATATAGCTGAACTGCAGGCGCAAATGTTAATATTAAAAAACGTAGTGGCACAGGCCTTTGTGCAGGGAATCAATGATGATTTTTATGTGGGAGCCGTGCTGACGGCTGCACTGATTATCCCCTTGTTGTTTTTAAAAACAAAAAGAGAAACTCATGAATAG
- a CDS encoding TolC family protein, which translates to MNRKQNIIRMKTFLLSIVVAFMPLFSLAQSQINDSLTLEKAIRLATNNQPLLHEAEDYVKMAEGRVKQSESSKYPQISADLYYDYIGPVSSITMPFPGGGSFDLTPAHNYDGHVNVQYLIFDFHRRDEWIRLMQSAKLAESEKINLLKNQLAYRTVQAFYSVLFLQESLKVKDEQIHDLLQHLATAKKLVETGSAVSLDTLTTRVRVTAVETQKIGIENMLKQNEIVLKSLLNFHKDTLIHLSGRFVKAVPPLSVDSLIQTAFAYREEIKLTKISQQSAQIQKNLARLSAAPTLSAIGSYGLKDGYPESLYKLRSNWVLGMAAHFPIFEGNLKKAKMETADWQIQALQNHLSALQKTISRQVQQAESDLMTSVKQLKMAKEEIISAQVAVQQARVQYKSGYVTNLALLDAETSLTRAKLAYLAGLYKITLNKYRLMETMGLRIW; encoded by the coding sequence ATGAATAGAAAACAAAATATCATCCGGATGAAAACTTTTCTTTTGTCGATTGTTGTGGCTTTTATGCCTTTGTTTTCGCTGGCACAAAGTCAAATCAATGATTCGTTAACACTGGAAAAAGCCATTCGTTTGGCGACCAATAACCAACCGTTACTACACGAAGCGGAAGATTATGTGAAGATGGCCGAAGGACGCGTAAAACAATCGGAAAGCAGCAAATATCCGCAGATCTCAGCCGATCTTTATTACGATTATATCGGGCCGGTTTCTTCTATTACGATGCCTTTCCCCGGCGGAGGATCGTTCGATTTGACTCCGGCACATAATTATGATGGTCATGTGAATGTGCAGTACCTGATTTTTGATTTTCACCGGCGTGATGAATGGATACGCCTGATGCAATCGGCAAAGCTGGCCGAATCAGAGAAAATCAATTTGTTAAAAAACCAGTTGGCCTATCGTACCGTACAGGCTTTTTATTCTGTTTTGTTTTTGCAGGAGAGCCTGAAGGTAAAAGATGAACAGATTCACGACTTGTTGCAACATCTGGCTACAGCCAAAAAATTGGTGGAAACGGGTTCTGCAGTGAGTCTGGATACTTTGACCACGCGGGTGCGGGTAACAGCTGTTGAAACACAAAAAATCGGTATCGAAAATATGCTGAAACAAAACGAAATTGTTTTGAAGTCGTTGTTGAATTTTCATAAAGATACCCTGATTCATTTATCCGGCCGGTTTGTTAAAGCCGTTCCCCCGTTGTCGGTTGATTCGTTGATACAAACGGCTTTTGCCTATCGTGAAGAGATAAAACTGACAAAAATCAGCCAACAGTCGGCACAGATTCAAAAAAATCTGGCCCGTTTAAGTGCTGCGCCTACATTAAGTGCCATAGGAAGTTATGGGTTAAAAGACGGGTATCCCGAATCGTTGTACAAGTTACGGAGTAACTGGGTGCTCGGGATGGCGGCACATTTTCCCATTTTTGAAGGAAACCTGAAAAAGGCAAAAATGGAAACCGCCGACTGGCAGATTCAGGCATTACAAAACCATTTGTCGGCATTGCAAAAGACAATCAGCCGCCAGGTGCAGCAGGCCGAATCGGATTTAATGACCAGTGTTAAACAGCTGAAGATGGCCAAAGAAGAAATTATCAGTGCACAGGTAGCTGTGCAACAGGCCCGTGTGCAGTACAAAAGCGGATATGTAACTAACCTCGCTTTGCTGGATGCCGAAACATCGCTGACGCGTGCTAAACTGGCTTACCTTGCCGGTTTATATAAAATTACACTGAATAAATACCGGTTAATGGAAACCATGGGATTGAGAATTTGGTGA